A part of Planococcus sp. MB-3u-03 genomic DNA contains:
- the pheA gene encoding prephenate dehydratase: MTREKKRISFLGPEASFTHLAASKVFPTEQLMPYTTIPECIEAVADGTVDYAVVPLENALEGSVPLTVDYLFHEAELYVTAEVLSPIEQHLLVHPENRGAESFEAIYSHPHALAQCHKFLYYTYKHTPLEQYSSTAAAAKMVAELPERNIAAIANDYAAEKYGLDIVQRDIHDFHFNHTRFFVLSRSNHKLTDPGHEAQIKTTLMITPPKDDRSGVLHQVLSVFAWRQLNLSKIESRPLKTGLGNYFFIADVLEDENAAMMRGAFEELKALGCGVKTLGSYYTYNS, translated from the coding sequence ATGACTAGAGAGAAAAAGAGAATTTCGTTTTTAGGCCCGGAAGCGTCGTTTACGCATTTGGCAGCTTCCAAAGTATTTCCAACAGAACAGTTGATGCCGTATACGACCATTCCCGAATGCATCGAAGCGGTCGCGGATGGCACGGTCGATTATGCGGTTGTGCCGCTGGAAAATGCGCTCGAAGGATCGGTGCCGCTGACGGTGGATTATTTGTTCCACGAAGCGGAGCTCTATGTGACGGCGGAAGTGCTGTCGCCGATCGAGCAACATTTGCTGGTCCATCCGGAAAACCGCGGCGCGGAATCGTTCGAAGCGATCTATTCACATCCGCACGCTTTGGCGCAATGCCATAAATTCCTGTACTACACTTACAAGCACACGCCGCTTGAGCAATACAGCTCGACAGCGGCGGCTGCTAAAATGGTGGCAGAACTGCCTGAGCGCAATATTGCGGCGATCGCCAATGATTACGCAGCGGAAAAATACGGCTTGGACATCGTGCAGCGCGACATCCACGATTTTCATTTCAACCACACGCGCTTTTTCGTGTTGTCGAGAAGCAACCATAAATTGACCGATCCGGGACACGAAGCGCAGATCAAGACGACCTTGATGATCACGCCGCCAAAAGACGACCGGTCTGGTGTTTTGCACCAGGTATTGTCGGTATTCGCGTGGCGCCAATTGAACTTGTCGAAGATCGAATCGCGCCCTTTGAAAACAGGGCTCGGCAATTATTTCTTTATCGCCGACGTATTGGAAGATGAGAATGCGGCGATGATGCGCGGTGCCTTCGAAGAGCTCAAGGCTCTCGGCTGCGGCGTCAAGACGCTCGGTTCCTACTATACGTATAATTCATAA
- a CDS encoding transcription repressor NadR: MKKLYGEERRNVLLDELKQAGRPMTGSALAKLAQVSRQVVVGDMTLLKAKGEPIIATSQGYLYLDPSGNKQVSRRIACNHQPQETEAELRLLVDCGVTVKDVSIEHPVYGELTAGIHVSTPLDVDLFMQRIRDTGASYLLELTEGTHIHTITADLPETLAQAVEAMKQHGYLLEEVE, from the coding sequence ATGAAAAAGTTATACGGTGAAGAACGCCGCAATGTTTTATTGGATGAGCTGAAGCAGGCGGGTCGGCCGATGACCGGCAGCGCACTTGCAAAACTCGCGCAAGTGTCGCGGCAAGTGGTGGTCGGCGACATGACCTTATTGAAAGCGAAAGGCGAGCCCATCATTGCGACGAGCCAAGGCTACCTGTACTTGGACCCAAGCGGCAATAAACAAGTGAGCCGGCGCATCGCCTGCAATCACCAGCCGCAAGAGACGGAAGCGGAATTGCGTCTATTGGTCGACTGCGGCGTCACGGTCAAAGACGTCTCGATCGAACATCCTGTCTACGGCGAACTGACGGCTGGGATCCACGTCTCGACGCCGCTTGATGTCGATTTGTTCATGCAGCGCATACGCGATACCGGCGCCAGCTATTTACTGGAACTGACAGAAGGCACGCATATCCACACCATCACGGCAGACCTTCCTGAAACACTTGCGCAAGCAGTCGAAGCGATGAAGCAGCACGGCTATCTGCTCGAAGAAGTAGAATAA
- a CDS encoding ACT domain-containing protein encodes MKDISEQRYYLVREDVLTEAMVKTLEVKKLLQRDRMSILDAVAQTGLSRSAFYKYRDAVFPFHSIVKERILTVFLQLEDRSGTLATLLQSVAEMGCNILTIHQTIPIQGRANVTLSLDVTAMDVDLDMFLQQLKKLDFVESADVVSSGSS; translated from the coding sequence ATGAAGGATATTTCGGAACAACGCTATTACCTGGTGCGGGAAGATGTACTGACGGAAGCGATGGTCAAGACGCTGGAAGTGAAAAAACTGCTTCAGCGGGACCGGATGTCCATTTTGGATGCGGTCGCACAGACCGGATTGTCGCGCTCGGCATTCTATAAATACCGTGACGCGGTTTTTCCGTTTCATTCCATCGTCAAAGAGCGGATCTTGACGGTTTTCCTGCAATTGGAAGACCGTTCCGGCACGCTTGCAACTTTGCTTCAATCCGTTGCGGAAATGGGCTGCAATATTTTGACCATCCATCAGACCATTCCGATCCAAGGGCGTGCGAACGTGACCTTGTCACTCGATGTGACGGCGATGGACGTCGACTTGGACATGTTCTTGCAGCAATTGAAAAAACTCGACTTTGTAGAGTCGGCCGATGTGGTATCGAGCGGTTCGTCATAA
- a CDS encoding ribosomal-processing cysteine protease Prp gives MIQVTIHQTDSYIHGFEMSGHADFAEHGQDLVCAGASAVSFGAVNAIMELTGIEPDIEQADSGFLKIAFPENMDKKTDEQVQLLVRAMIISLETIEHEYADFIKITFTA, from the coding sequence ATGATCCAGGTGACTATTCATCAAACCGACAGCTATATTCATGGCTTTGAAATGTCGGGGCATGCGGATTTTGCCGAACACGGCCAGGATCTTGTATGTGCCGGGGCTTCAGCTGTTTCCTTCGGGGCAGTGAACGCCATTATGGAGCTGACGGGAATTGAACCGGACATCGAACAGGCGGATAGCGGTTTTTTGAAAATCGCCTTTCCGGAGAACATGGACAAAAAGACGGATGAGCAGGTTCAACTGCTGGTACGCGCTATGATCATTTCTCTGGAAACGATTGAACATGAATATGCAGACTTTATAAAAATAACCTTCACAGCTTAG
- the rplU gene encoding 50S ribosomal protein L21: MYAIIETGGKQIKVEAGQEIYVEKVNAEAGDTVTFDKVLFVGGDDTKVGVPFVEGATVTAKVEKQGRGKKITVFKYKAKKNYHKKQGHRQPFTKLTVDAINL; the protein is encoded by the coding sequence ATGTACGCAATTATTGAAACTGGTGGAAAACAAATCAAAGTGGAAGCTGGCCAAGAAATCTACGTTGAGAAAGTGAACGCAGAAGCTGGTGACACAGTAACATTTGACAAAGTTCTATTTGTAGGTGGAGACGATACTAAAGTGGGTGTTCCTTTCGTAGAAGGAGCAACTGTTACAGCGAAAGTTGAAAAACAGGGCCGCGGCAAGAAAATCACTGTCTTCAAATACAAAGCGAAAAAGAACTACCACAAAAAACAAGGCCATCGTCAGCCATTCACGAAATTGACTGTTGATGCAATCAACCTGTAA
- a CDS encoding Spo0B domain-containing protein, which yields MDERLTVAQSLRHARHDFLNELQMIKLNLDLGRTDRAQALIRTYAEAAMHQSRLSALSMPETEEWLLTAGWRFPELRLAVFCEAKRAPRELDAALCSWLETFADSVKRAFSDAWPYPVELHIMEADDRFSLELSGPGDWSSLILDSPQLAIGKACGSDRSKVEIHAQMEG from the coding sequence ATGGACGAAAGGCTAACGGTGGCACAATCGCTTCGGCATGCGCGCCATGATTTTTTGAATGAGCTGCAGATGATCAAATTGAATCTGGATTTGGGGCGCACAGATAGAGCCCAGGCGCTCATTCGTACGTATGCCGAAGCGGCTATGCACCAAAGCCGGCTGTCGGCTCTCTCTATGCCTGAAACGGAAGAGTGGCTATTGACGGCTGGCTGGCGTTTTCCGGAGTTGCGCCTCGCGGTTTTCTGCGAAGCTAAGCGGGCGCCGCGCGAATTGGATGCGGCGCTTTGCAGCTGGCTCGAAACATTTGCGGATAGTGTCAAAAGAGCATTTTCTGACGCTTGGCCGTATCCGGTAGAGCTGCACATAATGGAAGCGGACGACCGGTTTTCGCTGGAACTGTCAGGTCCTGGCGATTGGTCGTCCCTGATTTTGGATTCACCGCAATTAGCAATTGGTAAAGCGTGCGGATCGGATCGCTCGAAAGTTGAGATCCACGCACAGATGGAGGGATAA
- the ruvA gene encoding Holliday junction branch migration protein RuvA yields the protein MYDYIKGQVTRVTPEYLVVEQQGVGWQIFAPNPYSFGSDELQIFVHHHVREDAQFLFGFPTLEQRELFRKLISVSGIGPKGALAILASGQPQFVIEAIEQEDEKYLVKFPGVGKKTARQMILDLKGKLTDFFGESYAEAGQPDLFGGDESELEEAMLALGALGYSEREITKVKPQLKGLELDTEGYMKKALQLLLKQT from the coding sequence ATGTACGATTACATAAAAGGCCAAGTCACGCGTGTGACGCCTGAATATTTAGTAGTGGAACAGCAGGGAGTCGGCTGGCAGATCTTTGCCCCGAACCCGTATTCATTCGGATCGGATGAACTGCAGATTTTCGTGCATCATCATGTGCGGGAAGACGCACAATTTCTATTCGGCTTTCCAACGCTCGAGCAGCGGGAATTGTTCCGCAAGCTCATCAGCGTTTCCGGTATCGGCCCTAAAGGCGCACTTGCGATTTTGGCATCTGGCCAGCCGCAATTCGTCATCGAGGCGATCGAGCAGGAAGATGAGAAGTATTTAGTGAAATTCCCTGGCGTCGGCAAGAAAACCGCCCGCCAGATGATCTTGGATCTAAAAGGCAAGCTGACGGATTTCTTCGGGGAATCCTATGCAGAAGCCGGGCAGCCGGACTTGTTCGGTGGCGACGAATCAGAGCTTGAAGAAGCGATGCTCGCACTTGGGGCGCTTGGTTATTCCGAACGCGAGATCACGAAAGTGAAGCCTCAATTGAAAGGCCTGGAACTCGACACCGAAGGCTATATGAAAAAAGCGCTTCAATTATTATTGAAACAAACTTAA
- the rpmA gene encoding 50S ribosomal protein L27, protein MLKLNLQFFASKKGVGSTKNGRDSESKRLGAKRADGQIVTGGSILYRQRGTKIYPGENVGRGGDDTLFAKIDGTVRFERYGRDKKKVSVYPVAQEA, encoded by the coding sequence ATGTTGAAATTAAATCTTCAGTTTTTTGCATCCAAAAAAGGTGTTGGTTCAACGAAGAACGGTCGTGATTCGGAATCAAAACGCCTTGGCGCAAAACGCGCTGACGGACAAATCGTAACTGGCGGATCTATTCTTTACCGTCAACGCGGTACGAAAATCTATCCAGGCGAGAACGTTGGACGCGGCGGAGATGACACACTTTTCGCGAAAATCGACGGAACAGTACGCTTCGAGCGCTACGGCCGCGATAAGAAAAAAGTGAGCGTCTACCCGGTTGCTCAGGAAGCTTAA
- the ruvB gene encoding Holliday junction branch migration DNA helicase RuvB translates to MEERIIDGEISEFDERFEQSLRPQRLSQYIGQQKVKHNLEIFIEAAKMRNESLDHVLLYGPPGLGKTTLATVIANEMEVGVKMTSGPAIERPGDLAAIVSSLEPGDVLFIDEIHRLNRSIEEVLYPAMEDFCLDIVVGKGPTARSVRLDLPPFTLIGATTRAGALSAPLRDRFGVLSRLEYYDTEALTDIVERSAALFEADIDPHAAIEIARRSRGTPRIANRLLKRVRDYAMVRGNGSITTEMAEQALEMLQVDPLGLDHIDHKLLTGMISRFRGGPVGVDTIAASIGEESTTIEDVYEPYLLQIGFIQRTPRGRTVTPLAYEHFKMEMPE, encoded by the coding sequence ATGGAAGAACGCATTATCGACGGCGAGATTTCGGAATTTGATGAGCGCTTTGAACAATCGTTGCGTCCACAGCGTTTGTCGCAATATATCGGCCAGCAGAAAGTAAAGCACAATTTGGAGATTTTCATCGAAGCGGCGAAAATGCGCAACGAATCGCTTGACCATGTGCTGCTTTACGGGCCGCCGGGTCTCGGGAAAACGACGCTGGCGACCGTCATCGCCAATGAAATGGAAGTCGGCGTGAAGATGACTTCTGGCCCCGCGATTGAACGGCCCGGCGATTTGGCGGCGATCGTTTCGTCACTCGAGCCGGGAGACGTATTGTTCATCGATGAGATCCATCGATTGAACCGTTCGATCGAAGAAGTGCTGTATCCGGCGATGGAGGATTTCTGCCTCGATATCGTTGTCGGCAAAGGCCCGACTGCACGTTCTGTGCGGCTCGATTTGCCGCCGTTCACTTTGATCGGGGCGACGACGCGCGCAGGCGCATTATCGGCCCCGCTGCGCGATCGTTTCGGCGTCTTATCAAGGCTCGAGTATTACGACACGGAAGCCTTGACGGATATCGTCGAACGCAGCGCCGCTTTGTTCGAAGCGGATATCGACCCGCATGCTGCCATTGAGATCGCACGCCGTTCCCGCGGCACCCCGCGTATCGCGAACCGCTTGCTAAAACGCGTGCGCGATTACGCGATGGTGCGCGGCAATGGCTCGATCACGACCGAAATGGCCGAGCAAGCTTTGGAGATGCTGCAAGTAGACCCGCTCGGTCTTGACCATATCGACCACAAGCTACTCACCGGCATGATCAGCCGTTTCCGCGGTGGGCCTGTCGGCGTGGACACGATCGCTGCAAGCATCGGCGAGGAATCGACGACGATCGAAGACGTCTACGAACCGTATCTATTGCAGATCGGCTTTATTCAACGGACACCGAGAGGGCGCACTGTGACGCCTCTTGCATACGAACACTTTAAAATGGAGATGCCTGAATGA
- the queA gene encoding tRNA preQ1(34) S-adenosylmethionine ribosyltransferase-isomerase QueA yields the protein MNVNDFDFELPEELIAQTPLLDRTSSRLLVMDKETGAVEHKHFRDILGHLHAGDTLVLNDTRVLPARLMGTKEETGANIEVLLLKQTEEDVWETLVKPAKKVKIGTVVSFGDGLLRAECTGVLDHGGRHFKFIYDGIFYEILDQLGEMPLPPYIREKLEDQDRYQTVFAKERGSAAAPTAGLHFTDELLEEIRNKGVNIAFITLHVGLGTFRPVSVESIEDHEMHAEFYRITKETADLINETKQQGGRVISVGTTSTRTLESVAKKFGGNLQEDNGWTDIFIYPGYRFEAVDGLITNFHLPKSTLVMLVSAMSNRDAILNAYNEAVQERYRFFSFGDAMFIEPQKKETES from the coding sequence TTGAATGTAAATGATTTTGATTTTGAATTGCCGGAAGAATTGATCGCGCAAACGCCGCTTCTTGACCGAACGTCTAGCCGCCTGCTGGTGATGGACAAAGAAACAGGAGCGGTCGAACATAAGCATTTCCGCGACATCCTCGGCCATCTGCATGCTGGCGACACACTCGTGTTGAACGATACCCGCGTACTTCCGGCGCGCCTCATGGGCACGAAAGAAGAGACCGGTGCCAACATTGAAGTGCTGCTGTTGAAGCAGACGGAAGAAGATGTTTGGGAAACGCTCGTCAAGCCGGCCAAGAAAGTGAAAATCGGCACGGTCGTGTCATTCGGCGACGGCTTGTTGCGCGCTGAATGCACAGGGGTCCTGGACCATGGAGGGCGCCATTTTAAATTTATCTACGACGGTATTTTCTATGAAATCCTTGACCAATTAGGCGAAATGCCGCTACCGCCCTATATCCGCGAAAAGCTGGAAGACCAGGACCGTTACCAGACGGTGTTCGCGAAAGAGCGGGGCAGCGCCGCAGCACCGACCGCTGGGCTTCATTTTACCGATGAATTATTGGAAGAAATCCGCAACAAAGGCGTCAATATCGCATTCATCACCTTGCACGTCGGGCTCGGCACGTTCCGCCCGGTATCAGTGGAATCGATCGAAGACCACGAAATGCACGCAGAATTCTACCGCATCACGAAAGAAACCGCGGATCTGATCAATGAAACAAAACAGCAAGGCGGCCGCGTCATTTCCGTCGGCACGACATCGACGCGCACGCTCGAGTCGGTCGCGAAGAAATTCGGCGGCAACTTGCAGGAAGACAATGGCTGGACGGATATTTTCATCTACCCAGGCTATCGTTTTGAAGCAGTGGACGGACTCATCACCAACTTCCATTTGCCGAAATCGACGCTTGTCATGCTCGTCAGCGCCATGTCGAACCGAGATGCCATTTTGAATGCGTATAATGAAGCTGTCCAAGAGCGCTACCGCTTTTTCAGCTTCGGCGACGCGATGTTTATTGAACCGCAGAAAAAGGAGACCGAATCATGA
- the tgt gene encoding tRNA guanosine(34) transglycosylase Tgt, which produces MTHAVTYEHIKTCKQTGARLGIVHTPHGSFETPAFMPVGTQATVKTMSPEELKAMNAGIILSNTYHLWLRPGNDVIKEAGGLHKFMNWDRPILTDSGGFQVFSLSEFRNIKEEGVHFRNHMNGDKLFLSPEKAMQIQNDLGSDIMMAFDECPPYPATHEYMKSSVERTSRWAERCLEAHARPQDQGLFGIIQGGEYEDLRRQSAEDLVALDFPGYAIGGLSVGEPKDVMNRALEFTTPFMPFDKPRYLMGVGSPDSLIDGAIRGIDMFDCVLPTRIARNGTLMTSEGRLNLKMRNSSAISRRSTRNARAIHAPITRAYVHHLLRADETFGIRLTSYHNLHFLLNLMEQVRQAIREDRLGDFREEFLKRTDSISRMQKFLSSKR; this is translated from the coding sequence ATGACCCATGCAGTAACATACGAACACATCAAAACATGTAAACAAACAGGCGCACGCCTTGGCATCGTCCATACGCCGCACGGCTCTTTCGAAACGCCTGCCTTCATGCCGGTTGGCACACAAGCGACCGTCAAGACGATGAGCCCGGAAGAATTGAAGGCGATGAACGCCGGCATCATCCTGAGCAATACGTATCACCTGTGGCTGCGCCCAGGAAATGACGTCATCAAGGAAGCGGGCGGCCTTCATAAATTTATGAACTGGGACCGTCCGATCCTCACAGATTCCGGCGGTTTCCAGGTATTCTCACTGAGTGAGTTCCGCAATATCAAAGAAGAAGGCGTTCATTTCCGTAACCATATGAACGGCGATAAACTGTTCTTGAGCCCGGAAAAAGCGATGCAAATCCAGAACGACCTCGGATCGGACATCATGATGGCGTTTGACGAATGCCCGCCATACCCGGCAACGCATGAATACATGAAATCCAGCGTCGAGCGCACGTCGCGCTGGGCGGAACGCTGCCTCGAGGCACACGCGCGCCCGCAGGACCAAGGGCTCTTTGGCATCATCCAGGGCGGCGAGTACGAGGACTTGCGCAGACAAAGCGCAGAAGACCTGGTGGCGCTCGACTTCCCGGGCTACGCAATCGGCGGATTGTCGGTCGGTGAACCGAAAGATGTCATGAACCGTGCGCTCGAATTCACGACGCCATTCATGCCGTTTGACAAGCCCCGTTATTTGATGGGCGTCGGCTCGCCCGATTCTTTGATCGACGGTGCGATCCGCGGCATCGATATGTTCGACTGTGTACTGCCGACACGCATCGCCCGCAACGGTACGCTGATGACAAGTGAAGGCCGACTGAATTTGAAAATGCGAAATTCAAGCGCGATTTCACGCCGATCGACGAGAAATGCACGTGCTATACATGCACCAATTACACGCGCATATGTGCATCATTTATTGCGTGCAGATGAAACCTTCGGAATTCGCCTTACGAGTTATCATAACCTGCATTTTCTGTTAAACTTAATGGAACAGGTGCGTCAAGCGATCCGCGAAGACCGCCTGGGAGATTTCCGCGAAGAATTTTTGAAGCGTACGGATTCAATAAGCCGAATGCAAAAATTTCTGAGTTCGAAACGATAG